The following are encoded together in the Vigna unguiculata cultivar IT97K-499-35 chromosome 2, ASM411807v1, whole genome shotgun sequence genome:
- the LOC114170143 gene encoding phytochrome-associated serine/threonine-protein phosphatase: protein MDLDHWISKVKDGQHLLEDELQLLCEYVKEILIEESNVQPVNSPVTVCGDIHGQFHDLMKLFQTGGHVPETNYIFMGDFVDRGYNSLEVFTILLLLKARYPANITLLRGNHESRQLTQVYGFYDECQRKYGNANAWRYCTDVFDYLTLSAIIDGTVLCVHGGLSPDIRTIDQIRIIERNCEIPHEGPFCDLMWSDPEDIETWAVSPRGAGWLFGSRVTSEFNHINNLDLVCRAHQLVQEGLKYMFQDKGLVTVWSAPNYCYRCGNVASILSFNENMEREVKFFTETEENNQMRGPRTGVPYFL, encoded by the exons ATGGATTTGGACCACTGGATCTCCAAGGTCAAGGATGGCCAGCATCTTCTTGAAGATGAGCTTCAACTTCTTTGCGAATAT GTTAAAGAGATCCTTATTGAGGAGTCAAATGTGCAGCCTGTGAATAGCCCAGTTACGGTTTGTGGTGATATTCACGGTCAGTTTCATGATCTGATGAAACTTTTCCAGACTGGGGGTCATGTGCCGGAgacaaattacatttttatg GGAGACTTTGTTGATAGGGGCTACAATAGTCTTGAAGTATTCACCATCCTTTTACTTCTAAAAGCTAG ATACCCAGCTAATATTACCCTTCTACGTGGAAACCATGAAAGTAGACAACTAACACAG GTCTATGGATTTTATGATGAATGCCAGAGGAAGTACGGAAATGCTAATGCTTGGCGATATTGTACAGATGTCTTTGACTATCTTACACTTTCTGCAATCATAGATGGAACT GTGCTTTGTGTTCATGGTGGCCTTTCTCCAGACATCCGAACAATTGATCAG ATAAGGATCATTGAAAGGAATTGTGAAATTCCTCATGAGGGGCCATTTTGTGATCTGATGTGGAGTGATCCTGAAGATATTGAAACATGGGCAGTCAGTCCCCGTGGAGCTGGTTGGCTTTTTGGATCCCGTGTCACTTCTGAG TTCAATCACATAAACAATCTTGATCTTGTTTGTCGAGCACACCAACTTGTTCAAGAAGGTCTCAAGTATATGTTCCAGGATAAAGGCCTTGTAACT GTATGGTCTGCACCTAATTACTGTTACCGTTGTGGAAATGTAGCTTCTATTCTTAGTTTCAATGAAAATATG